A region of the Macrobrachium nipponense isolate FS-2020 chromosome 14, ASM1510439v2, whole genome shotgun sequence genome:
tttacttttataatatattatacttatttacatatatatataccaaatatatattcatataatatattatatatatatatatatagatatatatatatatatatatatagatatatataaatatatatatatgatatatataaatatatagatatatataatatataatatattagatatatacatatttgcattataaatatatttaatatgtatatatatatgtacatatatatgtatatatatattcatatatatatatataaatagtatattttataatgatatatctatatatatatatatataatgaaaatatattaactatatagtatatgatatatatactatgatatatatatattattctagatatatatatgtatatatatgtaaatatatttatatatgtttaattatatattgtaatatatatataatatatatatataatataatattattatataattatataattaatattatatatatatacatctgtggttttgtctgtctgtctttctgtttgtctgtcactCCTATAACAAAAGTAATGTCACCCTTTCCCTTTCAGTGGAAAGcccgagttacgaccaacctccCTACGGGGCGAATAATCCAGACTCCTTGTATCCCTGTTATCCCGAGGACTCCAGACATCCTGAGGAGGATCAGGCCCTCGCGTCCATGCCCGCCCTAGAAGGAAGCCTCCAGTCCCTGCGGTTCCACGATCCATACGGAACACAGGTGCAATGTAAGGACTGAAAAAGTTCATACTTTTGCGTATATtgtgatataaatatacaaaaggaGGTATTCATGTTGGGTACGAGACTTCGTTAGAGGTCTTATAATGTTCTGGATTATTTAATTCTTGAATGCTTGGTTCCTTTTATGTTATGTTGATGTAGCTAAAtagatgcctatatatatatacatatatatatatatatataatatatatatatatatattatatatatatatatatatgtacatacatatatatatatatatatatctatatgtatataatgtatatatatatatatatatatatacatatatatatgtatatatatatatacatacatatatatatatactatatatatactatatatatatatgtcaataaattcttctgttaaaacaggatacatctcaagcataaaaagcccattaaaacactctggtttaaagataAGGCCTatgtttcggtggactaacttccacccttatttattaacttttttctatatttactgATGTGTTTATTTATCTACTGAATTGGCAGATGAAGACGACTACTCCAGAGAACATGAAAGAGATACAAACAGATTATTACCATCCGATGGAAGCGAAGAGCTGTTCACCAGAATCCCCTCCACGAGGAAGTCGAGAAGTAACTTATTCCAGCTTATTGGATCCTTAAACGAAGATggtgttttcaaaacaaaaagaagaaaattgacagATACAATTTGAACGAGTAGACAAGTCTCTGAAGCTGTTGTGCCTTGCATAATAAAATAGAACAGGAATTTTAAGGAGATATTGATCAaataaacattttccaaaatgttCTTCTGTTTCTTCCAGAGAGAGGCCCGAAGAGCTGGGAATTCCTGTACCGCCTCCTTTCGAATCCTGAGTACAATCCTTCCCTCATTAGATGGGAGGACCCAACCACTGCCACCTTCAGACTGGTCCAGCCCGAGACCATTGCCCAAATGTGGGGCACAAGGAACGAACAGCCAAACCT
Encoded here:
- the LOC135226070 gene encoding ETS-related transcription factor Elf-3-like; the encoded protein is MASSGDDYSHLEPSLLALENPESGDDLPALYDLYLRDRSPISQQLSEELDDCYQYERRSDSASSSSYADWGVESPSYDQPPYGANNPDSLYPCYPEDSRHPEEDQALASMPALEGSLQSLRFHDPYGTQVQYEDDYSREHERDTNRLLPSDGSEELFTRIPSTRKSRKRGPKSWEFLYRLLSNPEYNPSLIRWEDPTTATFRLVQPETIAQMWGTRNEQPNLSYNNFARSLRYHYKSGILIQVSDRQLVYRFGEIALENIRASKK